The following proteins are co-located in the Microcystis wesenbergii NRERC-220 genome:
- the trpD gene encoding anthranilate phosphoribosyltransferase — MTTPDWPNLLQQILDQKSLSLNQAEELMTGWLNGQIPEVLSGAILAALQAKGVSAAELAGMAGVLRQQSRLEDPKPHTTPVIDTCGTGGDGASTFNISTAVAFVAAAGGVKVAKHGNRSASSKVGSADVLEYLGVNLSAPSEKVAAALDGVGVTFLFAPGWHPALKSVANLRKTLKVRTVFNLLGPLVNPLRPTGQVIGVYDRQFLTPMATALAQMGTPKAIIVHGREKLDEVGLGDLTDMALLNNGEVISSAIDPLSITIPRASLNALKGGEVPENAEILKNVLQGGGTPPQRDAVAINASLALQVAEKVTFGDHAAGFALAREILASGLAWQKLEELVKFLT; from the coding sequence ATGACCACTCCAGACTGGCCAAACCTACTGCAGCAAATACTCGATCAAAAATCCCTTTCCCTTAACCAAGCTGAAGAATTAATGACCGGATGGTTAAACGGCCAGATTCCCGAAGTTTTATCGGGGGCGATTTTAGCGGCTTTGCAAGCAAAAGGAGTCTCGGCCGCCGAATTAGCGGGAATGGCCGGAGTTTTACGGCAACAATCTCGCTTAGAAGACCCTAAACCCCATACTACTCCCGTTATCGATACCTGTGGCACCGGCGGTGACGGGGCCTCAACCTTTAATATTTCCACTGCCGTGGCTTTTGTGGCGGCCGCCGGGGGCGTAAAAGTGGCTAAACACGGCAATCGCTCGGCCTCCAGTAAAGTCGGTTCGGCCGATGTTTTAGAATATCTTGGGGTTAATTTAAGCGCCCCTAGCGAGAAAGTAGCGGCGGCTTTAGATGGGGTGGGAGTGACCTTTCTTTTTGCCCCCGGTTGGCATCCAGCCCTGAAAAGTGTGGCTAATCTCCGCAAAACCCTGAAAGTTCGCACGGTTTTTAATCTTCTGGGCCCTCTAGTTAATCCTCTCCGTCCCACAGGTCAAGTTATCGGTGTTTATGACCGGCAATTTCTCACCCCCATGGCCACAGCTTTAGCACAAATGGGAACCCCAAAGGCGATTATTGTTCACGGCCGGGAAAAACTCGACGAGGTGGGGTTAGGAGATCTGACCGATATGGCTTTATTAAATAATGGCGAGGTGATTTCGTCGGCGATCGATCCCTTGTCAATTACTATCCCCAGAGCCAGTTTAAATGCCCTTAAAGGCGGGGAAGTGCCAGAAAATGCCGAAATCCTCAAAAATGTCCTGCAAGGGGGGGGAACGCCGCCTCAACGGGATGCTGTGGCGATTAATGCCTCTCTTGCCCTACAGGTGGCAGAAAAGGTCACTTTTGGCGATCATGCTGCCGGTTTCGCCCTCGCTCGCGAGATTTTAGCCAGTGGGTTAGCTTGGCAAAAATTAGAGGAGTTGGTTAAGTTTCTCACCTAG
- a CDS encoding glycosyltransferase family 2 protein: MSPINFDINPEISIIVCTYNRAHYLNKGIDSVLNQTFTNWELVIVDDGSSDQTFAVVNPYLEKYNNIRYLKHKNKKQCYAKNAGIQASFGKYLTFLDSDDAYKPNHLESRLQYMKAHPEIDLIEGGFFSEDNILVADYYQSDKLINLKKCVLGPTFFGKRKVFFELQGFKHMIYGEDTDLWARAEKIFKTEKLKEPETYIYTRAETSVSKNFTNDSTQNLSSSM, from the coding sequence ATGAGTCCGATCAATTTTGATATTAATCCTGAAATTAGCATTATTGTCTGTACCTATAACCGCGCTCATTACTTGAATAAAGGTATTGATAGTGTCCTCAATCAAACTTTTACCAATTGGGAACTTGTAATAGTGGATGATGGTAGCAGTGATCAAACTTTTGCAGTTGTTAATCCCTATCTTGAGAAATACAATAACATTCGTTATTTAAAGCATAAAAATAAAAAACAATGTTATGCCAAAAATGCAGGAATACAGGCATCGTTTGGTAAGTATTTGACATTTCTCGATAGTGACGATGCTTATAAGCCTAATCATTTAGAGTCACGATTACAATATATGAAAGCTCATCCAGAAATTGACTTGATTGAAGGAGGGTTTTTCAGCGAAGATAATATTTTAGTTGCAGATTATTATCAATCAGACAAATTAATTAACTTAAAAAAATGTGTTTTAGGACCGACATTTTTCGGCAAAAGAAAGGTATTTTTTGAATTGCAAGGATTTAAACACATGATCTATGGAGAAGATACAGATTTATGGGCAAGAGCAGAAAAAATATTTAAGACCGAAAAATTAAAAGAACCTGAAACCTATATTTATACGCGAGCAGAAACTAGCGTCAGTAAAAATTTTACTAATGATTCTACTCAAAACTTATCATCATCTATGTAA
- a CDS encoding glycosyltransferase — translation MTHFGSICPAATGHLNTMNTLGRELQRRGHRVTVLGMPDAEANAKVAGLEFRAISPVDFPVGTTAKFYEELGKLTGLAALRYTICLSEKTTASFLLNAPQVIKDAGIEALIIDECIYGGSTVADFLKIPFVTASSALVNGFDNTIPPAFTTWKYNPAWWARLRNRLGYGVISRFSQPIYKVISAYRQKYGMPACRNINDYYSVSKLAIISQQPAEFEYPRHDLNGILHFTGPHFDSTGRKTIDFPYEKLNDKPLIYTSMGTLQNRLTHIFYKIAEACVGLDTQLVIALGGGLATQALPNLPGNPIVVKYAPQLELLQKASLTICHSGTNTVLESLFYGVPIVAIPIANDQAGVATRIAWSGVGKFITPSSLTINRLRQAIQEVLTQPSYKENALRLKTAIQKAGGVPRAVDIIEEVISNRLK, via the coding sequence ATGACACATTTTGGCTCTATCTGTCCAGCCGCTACTGGACATTTAAACACAATGAATACTTTGGGACGCGAACTCCAAAGACGAGGACATCGTGTGACAGTATTAGGTATGCCTGATGCAGAAGCAAATGCCAAAGTTGCTGGTTTAGAATTTCGCGCTATTTCACCAGTTGATTTTCCTGTAGGGACAACGGCAAAATTTTATGAAGAGCTAGGAAAACTCACTGGGTTAGCGGCATTGCGTTACACAATTTGTTTATCTGAAAAAACAACAGCTTCATTTTTACTTAATGCTCCACAAGTGATTAAAGATGCGGGAATAGAAGCACTGATAATTGATGAATGTATATACGGTGGTAGCACTGTTGCTGATTTCCTTAAAATTCCCTTTGTGACAGCTTCTTCGGCGCTAGTCAATGGTTTTGATAATACTATTCCCCCAGCTTTTACAACCTGGAAATATAACCCTGCTTGGTGGGCAAGATTGCGTAATCGTTTGGGATATGGAGTAATTTCTCGTTTTTCCCAACCTATTTACAAAGTGATTTCGGCATATCGCCAAAAGTATGGTATGCCTGCTTGCAGAAATATTAATGATTACTATTCTGTTTCTAAGTTAGCAATTATTAGTCAACAACCAGCAGAGTTTGAATACCCCAGACATGATTTAAACGGAATTCTCCATTTTACCGGACCTCACTTTGATTCTACAGGGAGAAAAACAATTGATTTCCCCTATGAAAAATTGAATGATAAACCATTAATTTATACTTCAATGGGTACATTGCAAAATCGCCTCACTCATATTTTTTATAAAATTGCTGAAGCTTGTGTAGGTTTAGATACACAATTAGTAATTGCCCTAGGAGGTGGATTAGCAACTCAAGCATTACCTAATTTACCAGGAAATCCCATCGTCGTTAAATATGCACCACAATTAGAATTATTACAAAAAGCCAGTTTGACTATTTGCCATTCTGGAACAAATACGGTACTAGAATCTCTGTTTTATGGTGTACCTATAGTAGCTATTCCTATTGCTAATGATCAAGCAGGAGTGGCTACCCGTATTGCTTGGAGTGGCGTCGGGAAATTTATTACTCCTTCAAGTTTGACAATCAATAGATTACGCCAAGCTATTCAAGAAGTGCTAACGCAACCATCTTATAAAGAAAATGCACTTAGATTAAAAACTGCTATCCAAAAAGCGGGAGGGGTTCCTCGTGCTGTGGATATTATTGAGGAGGTAATCTCAAATAGGTTAAAATAA
- a CDS encoding methyltransferase domain-containing protein produces MTRKYIPNAFLKIENSQVNAIFTWSQRSPEIIPYQSWLTILEIFVHEHDLESAYQIFQQVKSAPINAQVTTEIEKYQHLTNNAIIFLSDKSLTLFGKGFCGFIEKDEEYKLTPLSHNTYQVLTQFFAKTNLINDLEQINSFESFCQLVIYLEKIGLLSVATHSLNWGDLKKSVPICHVFGLTRGKPVDRYYLNKFIQEIKPQIVGKILEIGGTNKDFYGINLGSSYQIMNIEPGLGIDIVGDAHDGSIIKPESFDSIITFNVLEHCYAPWQVVENIYTWLKPGGKCFVMVPSAQRLHAIPRDYWRPLPDAFAWMFRKFSQQKLYVYGNPISVIASYHGIATEELTTEELDAFHPDFPVATCIVAQK; encoded by the coding sequence ATGACTAGAAAATATATACCCAACGCCTTCTTAAAAATTGAAAACTCCCAAGTAAACGCTATCTTTACTTGGAGTCAACGCTCACCAGAAATTATTCCTTACCAATCTTGGTTAACTATTTTAGAAATATTTGTACATGAACATGATCTTGAATCAGCCTATCAAATATTTCAACAAGTCAAATCAGCACCAATTAACGCGCAAGTTACTACAGAAATAGAAAAATATCAACATTTAACCAACAACGCTATCATCTTTTTATCAGATAAAAGCCTCACGCTTTTTGGTAAAGGTTTTTGCGGCTTTATTGAAAAAGACGAAGAATATAAGCTTACACCATTAAGCCACAATACTTACCAAGTATTAACCCAGTTTTTTGCAAAAACTAACCTGATCAATGACTTAGAACAAATCAATAGTTTTGAGAGTTTTTGCCAATTAGTGATCTACCTAGAAAAAATAGGTTTATTATCAGTTGCTACCCATTCTCTCAACTGGGGAGATTTGAAAAAAAGTGTTCCCATCTGTCATGTATTTGGTTTAACTAGGGGGAAACCAGTTGATCGGTATTATTTAAACAAATTTATCCAAGAAATCAAACCACAAATAGTTGGAAAAATTCTAGAAATTGGTGGTACAAATAAAGACTTCTATGGAATTAACCTAGGTTCATCATATCAAATTATGAATATAGAACCAGGTTTAGGAATAGATATAGTCGGTGATGCTCACGATGGCTCTATCATCAAACCAGAGTCATTTGATTCTATTATTACTTTTAATGTCTTGGAACATTGTTATGCACCTTGGCAAGTTGTAGAAAATATTTACACTTGGTTAAAACCAGGGGGGAAATGTTTTGTCATGGTTCCTAGTGCACAGAGACTTCATGCTATACCTAGGGACTATTGGCGGCCTTTACCAGATGCTTTTGCTTGGATGTTTAGAAAATTCTCCCAGCAAAAATTATATGTTTATGGCAATCCTATTAGTGTGATAGCTAGTTATCATGGCATAGCTACCGAAGAATTAACTACTGAAGAATTAGATGCTTTTCATCCTGATTTTCCAGTAGCTACCTGTATTGTCGCTCAAAAATAA
- a CDS encoding L-threonylcarbamoyladenylate synthase, whose protein sequence is MPTASLNEIVHAALSGQVVSFPTDTVPALAVSPPYAALVFAAKKRTFDKPLILMAASAADLWDYVKGNQEEREIWRQMTEKHWPGSLTLVLPASEKVPKVLNPKDTSTIGIRVPAHAIAREILGRTGVLATTSANLSGQEPLLTPEAIMTTFPSVTVLAPTERQAWGIINSGQPSTVARWQCQRWDILRQGAVFL, encoded by the coding sequence ATGCCTACTGCTTCTCTTAACGAAATTGTTCACGCGGCCCTAAGTGGTCAAGTGGTTTCTTTTCCCACGGATACAGTCCCCGCTTTAGCGGTTTCTCCCCCCTATGCTGCCTTAGTTTTTGCCGCTAAAAAACGGACTTTTGATAAACCTTTAATTCTCATGGCGGCCTCAGCAGCAGATTTATGGGATTATGTCAAGGGAAATCAGGAAGAAAGGGAAATTTGGCGGCAAATGACCGAAAAACACTGGCCCGGCTCCCTAACTTTGGTTTTACCTGCTTCTGAAAAAGTACCAAAAGTTCTTAACCCTAAGGATACTAGCACGATTGGTATCCGAGTTCCCGCTCATGCGATCGCAAGAGAAATTCTTGGTCGAACTGGTGTTTTAGCGACCACAAGTGCTAATCTGTCAGGACAAGAGCCTTTATTGACTCCAGAAGCGATTATGACTACTTTTCCCTCGGTGACGGTGTTAGCTCCCACAGAAAGGCAAGCATGGGGAATAATCAATAGTGGACAACCCTCCACCGTCGCGCGTTGGCAATGTCAAAGATGGGATATCTTACGACAAGGGGCAGTTTTTCTGTAA
- a CDS encoding GIY-YIG nuclease family protein, with amino-acid sequence MNESDTFANLEQLEYIPYLDTTGNICVDFQGKIGVYAIFEREQVLEFVGYSRDIYLSLKQHLARQPQACYWLKIQLIERPNRTILESIKQAWLRESQAVIGNEKLWTEPIDAKLAMTETEKEIYQSADEVGQIKLLKQVSRRVENDILSTLEKRGVQMEIRFNPKLKEQGLLDLK; translated from the coding sequence ATGAATGAGTCTGATACTTTTGCTAATCTCGAACAATTAGAATATATTCCCTACCTAGATACCACCGGTAATATCTGTGTTGATTTCCAGGGAAAAATCGGGGTTTATGCCATTTTTGAGCGAGAACAAGTCTTAGAGTTTGTCGGCTATTCTCGTGATATTTATCTCAGTTTAAAACAACATCTTGCCCGACAGCCCCAAGCTTGTTATTGGCTAAAAATACAGTTGATCGAGCGTCCTAATCGGACGATTCTCGAATCGATTAAACAAGCTTGGCTAAGAGAAAGTCAGGCAGTAATCGGCAATGAAAAACTCTGGACAGAACCAATTGATGCTAAATTAGCCATGACTGAGACAGAAAAAGAAATTTATCAAAGTGCTGACGAAGTAGGGCAAATCAAGTTATTAAAACAGGTATCCAGACGAGTAGAAAACGATATTTTATCAACCCTAGAAAAACGGGGAGTACAGATGGAAATTCGTTTTAATCCTAAGTTAAAAGAACAGGGTTTGCTCGATTTAAAGTAA
- a CDS encoding FkbM family methyltransferase, translated as MNKNLIIDVGVHQGEDTEYYLKKGFCVVGIEADPQLYETTKNRLQSYINDGQLQLLNLAIAPQEGEIIFYTNLNHSVWGTISPDWVKRNEFYGTKSLEITVKSAKFENILQEFGIPYYLKVDIEGADLLCVKALRQFDSKPKFISIESDKTSWNNLLKEFKILKELGYQKFKVINQRKISQQVCPFPEKEGKYFEHQFEFGSSGLFGEETPGKWLSETQAINLYKRIFLYYQIFRMNGFIYKVNLGKKLLEKFQVIEPWYDTHAS; from the coding sequence ATGAATAAGAACTTAATCATAGATGTTGGTGTTCATCAGGGCGAAGATACTGAATACTATTTAAAAAAAGGTTTTTGCGTAGTGGGTATAGAAGCTGATCCTCAGCTTTATGAAACCACAAAAAATAGACTACAATCCTATATAAATGATGGTCAACTACAACTTCTGAATCTGGCTATAGCCCCACAAGAAGGTGAGATTATTTTCTATACTAACCTAAATCATAGTGTTTGGGGGACAATTTCTCCAGATTGGGTGAAAAGAAACGAGTTCTATGGGACAAAATCCCTGGAAATCACGGTAAAAAGTGCTAAATTTGAAAACATTTTACAAGAATTTGGGATTCCCTATTATCTAAAAGTTGATATTGAAGGGGCAGACTTGTTATGTGTTAAAGCCTTACGGCAATTCGACAGTAAACCAAAATTTATATCCATAGAATCAGATAAAACGTCTTGGAATAATTTGCTAAAAGAGTTTAAAATATTGAAAGAACTTGGGTATCAAAAATTTAAAGTTATTAACCAACGGAAAATATCCCAACAAGTGTGTCCTTTCCCGGAAAAAGAAGGTAAATACTTTGAACATCAATTTGAATTTGGTTCCAGCGGACTTTTTGGAGAAGAAACACCAGGAAAATGGCTTTCAGAAACTCAAGCTATCAATCTCTACAAACGCATTTTTTTGTACTATCAAATATTTAGAATGAATGGGTTTATTTATAAGGTCAATCTCGGCAAAAAGCTGTTAGAAAAATTTCAAGTTATCGAACCTTGGTATGATACCCATGCTAGTTGA
- a CDS encoding sensor histidine kinase, giving the protein MSKMGYLTTRGSFSVNMDDIDALKRELQQTRLAYHMAVAINHLKSSFLGRVAHELRSPLSSMISLHQMILADLCESPAEEREFIAQGQLAGRKLMAMLDEMINLSKLESGTIPLEREIFSLTKLWQDWASLTYLQAANRNIKLKFSPLTDDIAIIADYQRLSSAFVLLVDAAIANLASGSICISVSTLDEKKVTISLEFPGEIPLWQMPEISPLSLESKPEEVKQFTQALGLSPGLKFQLAKGIIEVSGGEMSLDQIDNNSQDKLTEIVFSLPRSPDRKTPRDND; this is encoded by the coding sequence ATGTCAAAGATGGGATATCTTACGACAAGGGGCAGTTTTTCTGTAAATATGGACGATATTGACGCTTTAAAACGGGAATTACAGCAAACTCGCCTCGCTTATCACATGGCTGTGGCAATTAATCACCTCAAAAGCAGTTTTTTGGGACGGGTTGCCCACGAATTGCGATCGCCATTGAGCAGTATGATCAGTCTCCATCAAATGATTCTCGCCGATCTTTGCGAAAGTCCGGCCGAAGAAAGGGAATTTATCGCCCAGGGGCAACTGGCGGGCCGTAAACTGATGGCAATGCTCGATGAGATGATTAATCTCTCGAAGCTAGAGTCTGGTACTATACCTCTGGAGCGAGAAATTTTTTCTTTAACTAAACTCTGGCAAGATTGGGCAAGTTTAACCTATTTACAGGCAGCTAATCGCAATATTAAGCTTAAATTTAGTCCTTTAACCGATGATATTGCTATTATTGCCGATTATCAACGTTTATCCTCCGCTTTTGTCCTTCTCGTCGATGCAGCGATTGCCAACTTAGCGAGTGGCTCTATTTGTATATCGGTAAGCACTCTTGACGAGAAAAAAGTCACTATTAGTCTAGAATTTCCGGGTGAAATCCCTCTTTGGCAAATGCCAGAAATTTCCCCTTTGAGTTTAGAATCAAAGCCGGAAGAAGTAAAACAATTTACTCAAGCTCTCGGTCTTTCTCCCGGTCTTAAATTCCAGTTAGCGAAGGGAATTATCGAAGTATCGGGGGGGGAAATGAGCTTAGATCAAATCGATAACAATAGTCAGGACAAGCTCACAGAGATCGTTTTTTCTTTACCTCGATCGCCGGACAGGAAAACTCCTCGGGATAACGATTAA
- a CDS encoding GNAT family N-acetyltransferase has product MIDCSQIQFDEDKSKIDLLQLRELFNLTAFWAIDRRLEDLETAIDYSDPVVTVWNDPQLIGFARAISDGIYRATIWDVIVHPDYQGAGLGRKLVETVLAHPRINRVERVYLMTTNQEKFYQRIGFQSNATTTMVLFNRYPEEFSCPAIEVKKKRSL; this is encoded by the coding sequence ATGATTGATTGTAGTCAGATTCAGTTTGACGAGGATAAAAGCAAGATAGATCTATTGCAACTACGAGAATTATTTAATTTAACCGCATTTTGGGCAATTGATCGCCGTTTAGAAGATTTAGAAACCGCAATTGACTATAGTGATCCGGTGGTGACGGTGTGGAATGATCCGCAATTAATTGGTTTTGCTCGCGCCATTTCTGACGGCATTTATCGGGCAACTATTTGGGATGTGATCGTTCATCCCGATTATCAGGGAGCGGGTTTAGGGCGTAAATTAGTAGAAACAGTTTTGGCCCATCCCCGAATAAATCGGGTGGAAAGAGTCTATTTGATGACTACTAACCAAGAAAAATTTTACCAGCGCATTGGTTTCCAAAGCAACGCCACGACGACAATGGTATTATTTAATCGTTATCCCGAGGAGTTTTCCTGTCCGGCGATCGAGGTAAAGAAAAAACGATCTCTGTGA